GATGATAGAGGGGATAGAGGTGAGATTTACTGATCGATTGATTGACTCCAATAACCATCCATGAAATGTTAAAGGTTTTTTTATCATTCACACTCTTTACATATATGTCTGTGTATGTATTTAGGTTTTGGTATTTGTTTTGGAGGGTCTTGTGATGATTGATATCGTATAGGTTTGTGTTGTGTTGGATCAAAGCCCAGCTTCATGTCTTAACAAAGTGAACTAGAACGAGATGATAAAAATGGGTGACGAAGTCTCCAAACTAGCTACCATGAGTATTCTACTCTTTTCTttattccattttcttttttccacaaTCTTCTTTAATCTACTCTCTCAGTATTTGAACTTGTTATACTTCCATGTGATTTTGGTGAAATGACTTCTGTTGATTTGGACATCCTTAGTCACTTGTGATTAGTATTGATTTTGGTGAAATGGatcttctttgtttgttttgaaagtatgaatatataaattttgcagggaaaaaaaagtaaaaaaggagTTTCATAATCATTCATTGTTGCTGTTGAGATGTTTAGATACTAATTGCAATTGTTCTATTTACAAAACAATTTCATATTGTGTTTCAGAAGATACCAACAATTGTCTTACTctgataaattaaataattttagctGCCTAAATGTAATGATTTCAAGTTTGAAGATATATACTGTTTGAACAACTTTTGAGAATTGAGGACTTAAGTACAACTTGAATTTTTAAAGATATTGTTAGGcttttaatttaacaaaataataaattagccacaaaaaaaaaaagaaaaaaaaaagagaaagaatttcTCTACCTCACCTGATATGTAGCCATGAAGAAATAACTAACTACACCACCCAGACATtgctattatttttaataaattttcaatgatcaaattatttctttttgctGAATAGTTGAACTGTGCATATACACTCACTTGCAAATTTTCTGGCAGGCACACAGAATCATGGACAGCCAAGTACACTCACTTGCCTTTTCTAGACTCCATTTGTTTTAGCTCTGTTTTATATGAAAATGGGCTTATGTAGATTACTTTTTATGATGTAAACTGTTTTGTATTGAGAGAAACAGAACCTTAAGAGAAATGTTGGGTTAATTTGGTATTGGAAGATGCATTGTACAAGCTGAGTTCCATACTAAATATTTGATGCATACACAATGGCAAATTGTTGGGTTTAGTgcattatgttttaaaaaactgGATTTGCGTTGGTGTATatgtttctcattttctttcttcctaaCTGTAAAGAAGTGACTTCTGCAAATTTTGGATTTCCAGATACCATCTATTGCTATTCTATAGTATACATGTCAAGTCTTAGGGGTAATACTAGCTTTACTTGAAGATCCAGATGAATCCGTTCAATTAACTGCAGTTTCATGCTTACTCATGGTGAATTCCcttctttgtgtttgtttcataaaataatGTTGGAGATTACATGTTTATTTATCTTGTACCTCAAAATGTCCTAATCAAACTAATATCTTATATGTTAAATAACCTAAGCTAACATCAATATAGCACCACAACAATTCACCATTTCCATGTGTAAGAACAGGTTATATACTAGTTAAAAATAATGTTGAAACTTAAAACcaattggctgcaaagtttgcataataaataaaaataaaagttgcaAATTTCCATGTTTGAAAGCAAAAtgtttacaataaaataattaattaaaaaaaaaaaaaaaactaaaaactaaactaGAGATATAACCAATgcatagtaaaaataaactaaacttTTGTGAAGTTCTTTCCATCTAGAATAAGCTTCTTTGTAAGTCGTCAACCTCTATAATTCTTCTTCTCACCATTTAAACCCTTTATCCAAATCTATGTAATTGGGTTTAATCCAAGTGCATCCGCTTAGTTCTCTTCCGAGGGATATACTCTTACTTGAATAATCACTAAAACAGGAGTGGTACTTCTTAGTTTGGAGAGAGTAGAATATGTTATTGTTGTCTAGAACATTTGGCAAGTAAATCTTATTACTCATACCTTCTGCCACAGCCAATTCTGAAAAAGAACTATAGGAACTAACATATAGCATTTTATTTCCAATATTTGTCACTTTATGCCATTTCATCCTTGTCCCAATTGAGGAGAGATTCAATGAGTAAATTTGAATACTTGGCTCAATATCATTAAgctcaaatattgcaaaaagcTTACCATCACTTTCCAACAAATAACTATTGCATGAATAATCTAAGTATTCCGGAGGAGTAAAATAGGAAAGATATTTCCATCGGCATTTGTACTGATTAGGGTGAGTCAAGTATTCATGCGGATCAAATACTCCCACTTCAACTGGGAGACCGGCCTCTCGTAGACCCAACCAATAGCAACGGTCTTTATATAGTAGGGGATTCCCATTACCAAGAGGCTGAAAACGCTCTGTAAATTCACACAAAGTCCAAGCCACTTCACCACGCCTAATGATGCCGAATTTGGATCCATTAGATATGATTGCAATAACAAAACAGTTAATAGAAGTTGGGGGAGAAGAAAAACTCATTGATTTAAATTCTCCCTTGCAAGGATAACTTGGGAGTTCTATTTTAACCCTATCAAAGGGATGGAAGAAAAAGACACTTCCATCCTTTTTAGACAAAAGAAGCCATCCGTACTTTGAATATCGGATAGATGCATCTTGTAACTCTGGAATATCCATTTGATAACTGCCATTATCATGCATTGGATGAAAGAATGTGCATTTGTGAATATCCAATTGCATTAAACATGGAGAATGAGAATATGAGGGATCCAATAATGGTCGAAGTGGACTCATAGGACTACTTAATCGCCATGATTTGCAAATGGCACGAAAAGTACTCAAGTCTCTGAGAATGAGGCGTGCTGAAAATTGACAAAGAAGATGAAATGGAAGCTCAGACCATGATCTGTCTAGcaattcttccttctttttctcacAAAGAAGATCTAATGAAAACTCAGAACATGATCCATCAAGCTCTACTTCATTTAGACTAAGAAGATGAAATGGAAGCTTAGACCATAATCCATCTagctcttcttccttctctttctcttcctcttgcTTGAAAGATTGAACAATATTTTCTATCATATATTTGGAAGATATATGGTTGTCCTGTATTGAATTTAATAGGGaggaaacaaataagaaaaattattcaaactCGACCAAACAATGAAATAAAGTAATTCTTTACAACCATGAAATACGAATAGACGACATGaacaatatatatttagattgTAGACTCTAAAAGAGTCTGGGGATCAATTTAGCAATATGAtacaataaaaacaataatcCTGCTCCCTCCCCTTAAAACTGATGatgatatttattaaaaatacatTACAAAAAGAGTTTTAACTAGTACACTGCATGGTAGAataattattgatataaaaataaataaataaacgatGGTAAATACCAAAAGAATAAATAACTATGGTTTCtgatttctttgaaaaaataatgtctataaaacaataaatcaacaacaaaatttataagaaaagaaaaggtaccATCTTCGGTTGAGGGTAGTGCGGCGAAGGACACAAAGGGTTGAAGAGCGCGATGGAGCTGTGCGTGTGATCCTTAgttgagggaaaaaaagaagaaaaagggccTCTATATATAAACAATAGAATCAGCTTAATTTTGGAGGGGTTTTTTATATTACAACCTTGAGTCGGTTAGGTCCAAATTCCAATACGATTTCAATTAGTAATAGTAAACCCAGTTACAATTGATCTAGGATTAGGATATCCTAATCCTAATAAATCTAGGATGAGGAAATCCCAGAGTCCAAGTAAACATCGTGTATATATAGACTCGTTAACCTAGCAACATGAGCTCacgaacaaaaagaaaaacttacaaGCGAAACCAAGGGCGCTCCTCAAGTCGAATTAGACTTTCATCTATAAGAATATTCGCTCAACCACTGTGTCCTCCACAGAGAATCTCAGTAGGTacgtataattttaaattttgttctattaTTTTCCAAAGAATACAGTTCAATCATCATTGTTTTACTTATAAATCCCAAAAATTTAttccttaaataaaataagaataataatcaTCTACcgtaaattttgtttttgttcttttcgaTCATAATTTTGACTATCGATTTGTTGTTTGCTTTGTTGCGCTTGTTTACGTGCTTTCTcctagatttttaattttataacacTTATTTAGATTCTAATAATCAAGGGATTAATTTGTTGGTAtgtaattgattttgttttagagCCAAAAATCATTAGGCAACATGTACAGCGTTAAGGGACGTACTAGACAGTggttataaatattattaattgacATAGTATTTTGCTTTTAGGAAACAATGATTCTAGCACTTGGactctcttcctttttatttttatttattttttttatgaattctgTTTTATATGATATCAATGTATTGTATTtctgttttttaaatttttcaatgAATTTGTACTTAAATTGTCAATGTTTAAGGAATATTGATTGCCTGAAATATTATTCCTTTTGAAGGCAATAGGACAACTTTTCTTGATTGTAAGTATTTTAAATCGGCGATGCAACATATAATAagactaaaaaatttaattatttgtgttTCCTGAAATATTGTTCATTAGGTTTCCTGGAAGCCAAACTCTAGATTAGGGGTTTTTTTTAGACACTAATTAGGTATAAAAGATTACCATATTACCATGTTAAAAATCAttatgagaatatatatatttgttattctttgaaggacaaaatttaggtgcttaatttaaaaatacactttcatctcatgagaaaaaaatcTACATGACAAAATCTTAAGTGGAGAATTTAAGAAATAACATCTAAATATTGTACTTAAGTCTTGCCATTCTTTAAAAAGTTgggataaaaaaatttaaagtacCCACAAGTTTAGTATGCATGACTtatcatttcaagaaaaaaagtttGCAAGAATATTAATCGATATTTGCGAGAATATactgtataatttttttttaatgaaagaatATATTGTATAATTACTAGTTAACAATTTAACCAATTTATTATAACATAAGTGTTAATGTTTGGACCCGTACTATTATATTTGGAAAAGATCTCGAGTTTCCTAactcaaacttttattttattttgataataattcaaccttttattttgagttagaaattagaataaGACGTGCAgcaagaatatttaaataagacTGTCATACCAAATTTCCTTCTCTTTATTGGACTctagtttttcatattttaatattaaaatttgcttttttttttttttccacttataCACAGGCTTGGAAATGGAAGCTACAAAGCATCCTCATATTATTCCTCAATCATATCCTTGGCTTGTAATTGCTGATGGGAAAAATCTAGAAAGGCAAACTTTGGTTAACATATCAAACAATCATTTTGACTCAGGGACAATTCCTGAGATGCATAATAAATCAATATGCACTAGCTCAAAAGAATGGTTGTTGTTGAAAGATATTGACTCAATGGATCTTTGCCTCTTGAGTCTTACCTCTAAAGAGGTGGTGAAGCTCCCACGATTGCAACTCACACAATTCGAATTTATTTACGATTTGTATATTTGTATTCTATCCTCACCACCAAGTGAATCCAAGCATGACTGTTATGTAATGTTCATTGATCGTTCCAAAAGCAAATTCTATTTTTGTCAACCTGGAGATAAGGAATTTAGTGAACAagtgtttgaatttgatttggaCGATAGGTTGATGAGCATAACTGCAGCAACAATGTTTAAAGAGAAGGTTTACTTTTTGGCATGGTTTTCAGGACAACCTCCTATTTATGAATTGTTTACAGCTGAATTTGTGGGTTCAAATCTTCATTTCACAAAGTTTACAAGGGAGAGCTTTCCTCAACCATCACATCCTGAAATCGACGCAACCAATGTATATCTTGTTGAATGTGGTGGTAAgctcttatatatttataagatgAGGGGTGGATGGAATGCAACAAAGATTCTTggatttcttatttttcaaatggATTTTTCTAGTCGAGTGTGGGTGCAAGTGAACAACATAGGAGGGTGGACTATTTTTCTTTCTCGGTATCATGGTATGGAGCATAAGGCTATATCTTGTTTTGTCGCAGAAAGGGGAATCAGACAGAACGCAATCTATTTTACAAAGTCTTTTGATAGGTTGATTTATGTTTTTGATCTAGAAGATCATAGTATTTCAAAGTCATTGTCTTGTCCCATTGTAAGCAAATATAAGTCACGACTTGATTGGGTTATGGTTCCTAATACAAAGCCATAGGATCAATGTTATATTTTGgttatttcattattatttaattttttttaccttttcttttttgtttctttaagtCATTGAAGTTGTAAGAatattgattaaataattatcaaaatcatTTAGTCttacaaaataatattatgcaagaaaaaaaatgtaatgatttgataaatttatgtgccaagttattttcttttccaatataAATGGCAATAGTACAAAATTAGTTAAGAGGACTTATGGATAAGACATACGAATAGCTGAGTTAGTTTCTGTTTAGAATCTTTTTGTACATCTGATTTTTGAGTAATTAGATGAATTACATTGTTGACTTGTGTTATTGGATATGAAAAATTTCCCTTAAAAAGTACATACATGTGTTTGCTGACTATCACGGTTTGTTTATGCTGCTAATATAGCTATTGGCTAGCCTCTTGACATTCTGAAGGCTTGTGTGTACATTAGGAGAAGATAATCGGCAAGTGATAATGCAAAAAagtctaaaattacaaattttttcacaacttcttaCCACAACTATGATGTGACAAGGTGTGATtggtatataaaaaataatgagtcCATGTGTAAGTGATGATTAATCACTTATAGTCTGTCACGTAAGAGTTGTAGCAAAAAAGTTGTGGAATAATTTGTGGTCCTAGAACTACTCGTGGTACTGCAGCTGCCTAAGATCAACCATCCGAATTTGTTGGGAAccattttgaatatttttaggagGCCACCACTTACCGAAATTATCCAAACAAAAAGAATGTATGACTAGTTTTTGAATGATAGTTAGGCTTGAGATGTGAGGCCACTAGATAAGAAATATttggtgttttgtttttccttggCATTTATCCATACATGATTTCCCATTAcccaaaagatcaaatgatgaAATTTATACTTGCAAACACCGTATAATTATGGAATATACCCCATCAGATTCAATGTTCCTATTCCAAGATAAAGAATATGAGAAGCTATGGTTGTCGAACTTTCCATTAATTCTATTATCTTTGCCAATGAACATCCCTTTTGCTTATTTGGAGCTCATGAACTAAAACATATTTCAAGCTGGCTGGTCCGATTCAGGAATCATGATAACTCCCAAGGCTTTTATTTTCCCCCTTTTGTTTAGTATTTAGACACTCATTAGCTTGAATTCAAGCTTGACTCACATTACCAATCAATTATAGAATAAATGACAGACAACCAATGTGTAAAATCCATTTATAATTCAAAACCCAACTATGTTACCTTTCATATTAGCTAGTTGAAAGCTATGTTATTCTATTGAGATTAAGTTGTTGGTCTTAAGTTCTTAAAAGCTTtatttgaattgtctatataaaatgattttataaaatgtactatataattttataaagataattttcctACCATTGAGCTGGCATATTAGACTTGGAATATATGTAGTTTGATTTatgctttatttgttttgatggaAAACCTTGTATAAATATAGTTTTCCGTGTTTTTTCAGTATTTggtagtattaaaaaaaaaaaagtcaaaggaaaactatttttggtcAACAAAAAAATGTGGCTTATTTTCAAAGATTgtttccattattatttttttttttttgaaaaaaatattctatCTCACATTAATCTAAATAAGACAAGTTAGCAGATTGTTTTTCAACTTAGTTAAGATTGTTACTAAATATAGaacaatgagatagttttctagaaacatattttgaaaaatgactcattttttagaaaacattatggcccaaaaaaaaaaaaacagagcatcAAATCAAATCCACATATGTAAGAGGTTTGTGATGTTGCCTTCCTTTAGCTAGCACTAGTTTTGCATGTGTGAGAGTTATGAATTTACACTTTACACGAAGTCATAATTTGTGTATATAGTTTTAAGGATTAGTCttatcaatatttttaaaaaagttcatGGCATTCAAATGATTTCACAAAATTATAGTAATCTAGGAGATTCTTTAATTTGAAAACTTGATCTTAATGATGCATTTTGCTAACTATCTGGTTCATCACACATAGGGATGGCAATGAGGCAGGGTGGGGTcaaaggatggggtcttcgtcccCGCTCTGTATGATTTTGTCTTGCCCCATCCTCGTCCTACCCCGTTTCGCATTACGGGGaaaactttctcaccccatctCTATCGTCCCTTGGGGCCCTGCGAAGCCTTGTCCCACCctgtaaaactctactttttgttaatttgctttataattagtacaatttttttaatgaaacctatttcattaataaaaatatacttaaaattacaactaaatttatcccatcaaatcaaatcaatttttagaaaaaattgaataatatatctaagtgtttaacaagagaattattaaaaaaaaaaaactcagacatataacaaaataaaggtagagaaccacattgggtagaataaaataagttaatattgatatgtttgtttaaatagtagggttttagggtatgaaaattttacaattaaaactCTTAGCAACGCGGGCTAGGGCGGGGACGAGGAGAGGAGGGGCGGGTCTAACAAATATAAATCCATCCCTGCCTCGCCCCGTGGTGCGGGGTTAAAATTTTGCCtcatccccgccccaccacctttgcggggcaAGGAAAACCCGCATGGGGCGAAGTGGGGAGGGGCGGGTTAAGCACGGTAGGGAAAAATTACCATCCCTAATCGCACAGGATATCAACTAGTTTATAGTATACTAATATACACAATCAAATATTAGACAAGAATACAAGTGTTTGAATTTCTAACCGTGAAAGATATATTATTGAGATAGAAATTTTCATGCATTGCCTAAATTTTGGGGCTTAATTAATACTCCTCCAATATAATTAatagtccaattttttttcttttactgttCTTTGACtaatatttgagatttttttaatttttttttttaatattactcCACCAAGATAATTAATAgtccaattttttcttcttctaattttttcaaaattcctaCCTTTTATTCTTATGCAAGTATTAGTTGTTCATTGCATGATTAATTGGTTATGTTTGGTGCATGAACAATTTGTTATGATCATTAGTTAATGAAATAAAACTGTTATGTTATTCATTGACTAGGCTCAAAACTCGATTGTCTTAATCCGTTTCTAAACTGCTTAAAATGACCTATTTTTTTATCTGAATCAATTAACTCAACTTGACCCGTTGGCCACATCTACTACTGATGAAATATTCCCCTTCAATCAATCCAAAATTACATTATAATTGCCTTCTctccttgaattgataatttgagcCAATCGTAGTTTCTTCAACAGacaggataaaaaaaaaagatatggaTGACaacatttgttttgttttgtttttttgtgtgtgtgtgtgtgtgtgtgtgtgtgtggagttACACTAGGCGATTGCAAAAAGTTGACTTCCTCCCCTTGCTATGCTAGTTTTAGCCATATGAAATGCAATGGCAACAACCTTAAGGTTGCCCATGCTCGTGCCAGAAAGGTAAAGTCCTTCAAGGAATATCAAGTTTGGTTAGAAGATGTTcatgaatatataattttttttctaacccATGATTTTCTTTAGCTTCTTGATCAATAGAATTCCTTGACTTagttctcaaataaataaatgctccCAATTGACCCCAAGTAAAACCCTACAAAGAAGTAAGCTCATTCGGCAGGGCACTCTTGAATCATTAAATTTAGGGCCATCTCAATTAGTTGTCTTTCAAACATCATAACCCGAATAtggaacaagcaaattcaagcACAAAGCTTAAGGATTCAAAAGCATTGGGGGATGAATTCGATAGATAGTATAATGAGAAGTTAACAACTCACATGACAGATAC
The sequence above is drawn from the Quercus robur chromosome 7, dhQueRobu3.1, whole genome shotgun sequence genome and encodes:
- the LOC126690948 gene encoding F-box/kelch-repeat protein At1g57790-like; this translates as MIENIVQSFKQEEEKEKEEELDGLWSKLPFHLLSLNEVELDGSCSEFSLDLLCEKKKEELLDRSWSELPFHLLCQFSARLILRDLSTFRAICKSWRLSSPMSPLRPLLDPSYSHSPCLMQLDIHKCTFFHPMHDNGSYQMDIPELQDASIRYSKYGWLLLSKKDGSVFFFHPFDRVKIELPSYPCKGEFKSMSFSSPPTSINCFVIAIISNGSKFGIIRRGEVAWTLCEFTERFQPLGNGNPLLYKDRCYWLGLREAGLPVEVGVFDPHEYLTHPNQYKCRWKYLSYFTPPEYLDYSCNSYLLESDGKLFAIFELNDIEPSIQIYSLNLSSIGTRMKWHKVTNIGNKMLYVSSYSSFSELAVAEGMSNKIYLPNVLDNNNIFYSLQTKKYHSCFSDYSSKSISLGRELSGCTWIKPNYIDLDKGFKW